The genomic interval TGGTGCGGGATGCGGCTGGCGATGTCGGCGGCGTTCAGCACGGGGTGAATTCCAGCTCCAGACGGGCGTCGTCCAGGTAGTCCAGCCGCACCATGCCTGCCTGCTGCCGTACCAGCGCCGCCAGCAGTGGCAGGCCGCGCGCGGCGGGAATGCGCTGGCGCTGGGCTTCCAGTACAGCATCCACCAGTACGTCGGCCGGGCCGGGGCTGAGGTAGCTGGCCGGGTGCAAAGTGATCTGGCCCAGGCTGTGGGCCGTGCGCACCGGCGACAGCACCAGGGCCAGGCCAAAGGTGTCGGGCACCGGGCGGCAGGTACGCAGGGGCTCGGGGTAGTCGGTGTCAAAGGCCACCAGCAGCACCGGCTCGGCCTGCACCACCGCCTGCGTGACTGTTTGCGTGATGGCCTCCACCAGCCCGGCGGCAAAGCTGCCGTCGAACGCGCACAGGGCAGTGGACGCGGCCATCGCCCCGGTGGCAATGCCCCAGTAGCCCGAGGCGGCGTTGTGCACCGAGTTGTGGAAGCGGGTGGGCGAGATCAGGCGGTCGTCGGAGGCCAGCTGGCTGCAGATCTCGTGGCAATTGACCCCGTCGCCGCCGGAGGAGGTGAACACCGACACCAAGCCCTGGGGGGCTATCCCCGCTGCGGCTACCGCCTCAAAACCCACGGCTTGCGAAACGCGGATGACGGCCCCGGCGCGGCGGCGCTCGGCGGGCGGCAGATGCGCGGGCGCGGCCAGCACGGTTTTCAGCCACTGGCCCGGCGCACGGCCTGCCAACTGTTCCTGGCCCTGCGCCCAGTCGGCGATGCCCGGGCCGAGCAGGCCCACGCCGTTGATAAATACGCTGAGTGCAGTCATTGCGCGGTCCCCAGCACCAGGCTGCAGTTGGTGCCGCCAAAGCCAAAGGAATTGCTGAGCACGCGGCGCAGCCGCTGGGTGCGGGTCTGCAGCAGGTAGTCCACGTCGAGGCGCGCATCCAGTACCTCGGTGTGCACGCCGCCGGGCAGCAGGCCGTGCTGCAGGGCCAGCGCGCAGAACACGGCTTCCAGCCCGCCCGCCGCGCCCAGGGTGTGACCAGTCGCGCCCTTGGTGGAACTGCAGGGCGTGGTGCGCGCACCAAACACCGCCTGCACCGCCAGGCCTTCGGCGGCATCGTTGCTTGGGGTGGCGGTGCCGTGCAGGTTGATGTAGTCGATATCGCCCGGCTCCAGCCCGGCGCTGCGCAGCGCCTGCTGCATGGCCATGCGCGCGCCCAGCCCTTCGGGGTGTGGCGACGACATGTGGTGCGCGTCGCTGGACTCGCCCAGGCCCAGCAGCAGCACCGCGTGGGCGGGCAGCACCTCGGGTGCGCGCTCCAGCAGCACAAAGGCCGCGCCCTCGCCAATCGAAATACCGCTGCGCGCCGCATCGAACGGGCGGCAGGGCCTGCCGGACAGCAAGCCCAGCGAATTGAAGCCGTACAGCGTGGTCAGGCACAGGGTGTCCACACCACCCACCAGGGCCGCGTCGATCAGGCCCGCGGCCAGCATGCGCTGGGCCGAGGCAAACACCTTGGCGCTGGACGAGCAGGCCGTGGACACGGCCATGGCCGGGCCGGTGAGCGCGCAACTGCGGCGCACAAAGTCGGCCACCGAATACGGGTTGTGGGTTTGCGGGTAGCAAAAGTCGGCGGGCAAGGCACCTGTAGTGGCATCGCGGTGCTGGTAGGCCAGCTCGGTCTGCAAAATACCGGCGGTGCTGGTGCCCAGAAACACACCCACCCGCCGCGGCCCCACGCGCGCTGCCACAGCCTGCACGGCGGCGCCAAAACCATCCTGGCGCAGGGCGAGCTGTGCCAGCCGGTTATTGCGGCAGTCAAAGGCCTGCAAATCAGCCGGTAGCACCTCATCGTCCACCCCGCTGACACGGCCTATCCAGGTGTCCAGCACCGCAGACCCGAAGTCGCAGGGGGTCAGACCGCTGCGCTGCGCCCGCAAAGCGTCCAGCGCGGGTGCCAACCCGTGGCCGATGGCGCTGGTGGCGGTGAAATGGGAAAGAAGAAGTGGTTGCACAGACGAGAGGAAAAAAAGCTAAGCGGATTTTAAGGACCAGGTGCCAGTCGCGCTGCCTGCGGGCCAATGGGCGCAGCAAAGCGTCATAGCAAAGCCGAGCGGAGCGTGACGGGTTTCAAATGCGCGGCCTGGATGGCCGCCAGCAACAGGGGCAGCACTTCCAGAATTACCGGCACACCGTGCGGGGTGGTGGCTGCGTGGCGGTCGTGCAGCAGCAGGATATCGCCCGCACGCAGACCGTGGGTGAGGATGCGCGCCACGGCAGCGGCATTGCCATTGCGGGTGTCAAAGCCGCGCCGGGTCCAACTCGCCAGTTGCAGGCCCATGCGCTGCAACACCGGATCGAGAAACGGGTTGCGCAGCCCGGCGGGTGCCCGAAAGAAACGCGGCGGGGTGCCGCTCAGGCGGCCCAAAGTATCTTGCGCGGCCTGCAGTTCCCGCTGCAGCTTGGCTGTGCCGAGCAGGGAGAAATGGTGCCGGTGCAGCTGGCTGTGGTTTTCTATTGCATGGCCCCGGCGCACGATCTCGCGGCACAGGTCGGGATGCTTGGCAGCCTGTGCGCCGATGCAAAAAAACGTGGCCCGGGCGGCGTGCTGGTCCAGCAGCTCCAGCACCAGCGGCGTGACCAGCGGGTCGGGGCCGTCGTCTATTGTCAACGCCACTTCGCCGCGGGCGGCTGCGGCGGCGGGCAATCGCGTCCAGTTGGAGCCCAGCAGCTTGCAGCGCGGCAACAAACCGGCCAACGTCAGTATGGCATGGTTCAGCACCAATGCGGCTAAGGCCCAGCGCCACTGCGTGGGCTGCCACACCCACAGCCCCAGCATGGCCACGTGCCAGACCAGGGTGAACCACACCAGAGGCGTACGCCGTACCCGCATCAGGCGGCCCTGGGTGTGTGGGCCCACACCGCCGCGAAGACCAGGGCCAGAATCGCCCCCGGCCCCACCGTCAGCCCGATGGCTTGCAGTACCGGCACCTGCGAGAAGCCCAAAATGCCGAAGCCCGCCACCGTGGTCATGTTGGCAAACAGCAAAGAGGCCAGCGTGCGCGGCGTGACTTCGCCTTTACCAGAGCTGAAAAACAGCGCGTAGTTGGAGCCCACGGCCACGATCAGCAGCAGCCCCACCAGGTGCAGAATCGTCAGGCTCTGCCCTGCCGATACCAGGGCCGCCGCCACGCACAGCACCGCGCCCACCAAGGGGGCCAACACCCGCAGCACGGCACCAGGCGAGCGCAGGGCCACGGCCAGCAACAGCACAATGGCCAGCAGCCCGGCCCCCGACAGCAGCACCGCCTCGTGCAAATAGCTGCGGTACAGGCGGTCTGATTCGCCCTTCATGTCCACAAACAAGGCCCCCGTACCGGCCAACAGCGGGCGGATGCGGTCCGGGGCGATATCGCCCGATGCGGCCGCGTGCAGCGGCAAAAACACGCTCCAGCGCGGCGCGCCATCGGCAGATTTTTGCGGCAGCAGCATGCCGTCCACCGCCAGCGCCAAAGAGGTGCCCGCCAAGTCCGCCCGCTGCAAGGGCGGGGCCACGCGCGCGGCCTCAACCTCTTGCACAAACGGGACCAATCGCTCGGCGCGCAGCGGCATGCCGGCCAGCGCCTCGGTCAGCCGCGACTGCAGCTCGGCGCTGGCGGGCACGCTGGCCTGCCGGGCCTGCTGGGTGGCCAGGCTGGGCAGCAGCGTCGTGGGGCTGTCCACCCCGGCGATGCTGTGGTCGTCCACCAGCGGCTGCAGGCGGGCAACGACTTTTTCAGCACCCTGCAAAACCTCTTCCTGGCTACCGCCAGACACCACCACCAGGTAGCGCACATCGGGCGCACCCAGATCGGCACGCAGTGCGGCATCCAGGGCCATGTCGGATGCGGAAACCGGGCTCAGCGCCGACAGTTCCTGGTTCCACACCTGGTTGCGCTGCAGGGCCAGCGCCAGCGCCGCCACGACGCACAGGCCCAATACGGCCCAGCGTAGCGCTGCAGCCCGGCGCACCACGACGGCCAGCCGCGCGCCCAAGGCCGACACATCGCGCACCTTGAAGCTGCGGGGCAGCAACTGCGGCAGCACAAACCGGGTCACCAGCGCAGCGGCCACCAGACCAGACATCGAGTACAGGCCCAGTTGCGCCAGGCCCGGAAATCCCGACAGCAGCAGGGACGCAAAGCCGCAGATGGAGGTCATCACCCCCAGCCGGATGGTGGGCCAAAAGCGCTGGACCCACTTGCCATCTCCATCCGCGCGCTCCGACTGCACAAACAGGTAGATCGAATAGTCCACCGCCTCGCCGATCAGCGTGGTGCCAAAGCCCAGCGTGAGGCCGTGCACTGTACCAAAGCCCAGGCTCACCGCCGCGATGCCCGCCACGGCCCCTGCCAGCACCGGCAACAGGCCCAGCGCCAGCGTGACCACCGAGCGGTAAATCAGCCACAGCAACAGCACGATCAGGCCGATGCTGATGATGGACAGGCGCGTGACCTCGGACTCGATGGTATTGCGCACGTTCACGCCGAACACACCCGGGCCGGTGAGCACCAGGCGGGCGCTGGCGGCAGTGCCTTTTTGGGCTGCCACGGCTTCGGCAAAGGCGGCGCGAATGCGGTCCATGACCAATTGCTGGCCGTCGGTGTCCGAGCCCGCCGCGCGGGTTTGCAGCAGCAGCAAGGCGCGTGTGCCGTCGCGCGATGCCCACACACCGTCGGCGTTGCGCGGGCCGGTGCCGCCACGGCCTAATTGGTCGAGCAGCAGCGGCAGTTCGCCGGTGGGGTCGCGGGGCAGCAGCGACTTGACCAGCAGCCCGGCGGGCGAGGCCAGCAGGTCCAGCGTGTCGCCCAGGGCGCTGCGCAGACCGTCCACCGTGAAGTGCGCGGGCACCATGGCCGGGCTGAGCTGGTAGCGGTGGGCCATCAAAAAGGCCTGGTCGCGCTCCAGGGACACCGATTCGCCGTTGCTCACGCTGCTGAATTGCGGCTCGCCGCGCAGCTTTTGGGCCACGGCTTTGGACAGGGCGGCGCGGGTGGGACCGTCGCTGCCCTCCACGCCCACCAGTACCAGGCGCGACACCAGGCCGTCGCGCAGCTGGTCCACCAGCAGCTGCTGCTCGGGCGTGGGGGCCTGGGGCAAAAAGGCCGACATGTCGGAGGTAAACCGGGTTTGGTGCACCACTGCGCCGCCCAGTAACAGGGCCACCAGGGCCAGCCACACCGGCAGGAAGCTGCGGCTGAATAGGCGTTGCGCCATGCTTTGCTTCACGGCGCGGCGGTGTCGATGCGCATCACCGAGCGGTCTTTGTCGGCCTGCTCCACCTCGATGCTACGCAGCTCGGCCCGCTCACCCTGCATGGTGATGCGCTGCACCACGGCCAGCATCTTGGGGTTCAGCGGGCGCAGCACCAGGGTCCAGCGGGCTTCGCTGCCATCCAGATTCAGCTGGTACAGGCGCTCCAGGGAGGCCCGGTCGCCCGCCAGCGTACCGCGGATGCTCTCCACAAACACGCCCAGTTCGGGGTAGTCTTTGACGCGCAGCACGTACTGGCGCTTGCCGCGCTCTACCGTCACGGTGTCGTGGTCCAGCACCAGGGTTTCGGGCTTGGGCAGCAGGGTGCGCTTTTCCAGCCGATCCGGGGCGGTGTAGAGCAGCTCGCCGGACGACAGCACAGGCTTGTCCAGCAGGGCAATAAACTTCTGCTCGGTGAAGGTGGCCCGCCCCGAGATGTTGCGGGCCAGGGATTGCATGAGTTGCTCCAGGTCCCACGCGTGTGCCGTCAGGGCCGCGCAGCCCAAGGCCCATACCGCCACAGATCGAAAAAATGTTTGCATCATGGGCTCAGGTGGGGGGTGGTCGGCGGCTGCCAGAAGTCGAAAAAATTAAACCAGTTGTTCGGGGCCGCATGGCAGTATTTTTCCAGCAGCTCCACATACCGCACCATGGCGGCCTGCACCGCGGCCTCGCGCCCACCCGCGGGGATCTGCGAGAAGTCGGCCACGGTTTCAAAGTGGATGTCGTAGCGGTTGCCGCCGCCGTACAGGCCCACCATGAACAGCACCGGGCGGCGCAAG from Comamonadaceae bacterium OS-1 carries:
- the fabF_2 gene encoding 3-oxoacyl-[acyl-carrier-protein] synthase 2 yields the protein MQPLLLSHFTATSAIGHGLAPALDALRAQRSGLTPCDFGSAVLDTWIGRVSGVDDEVLPADLQAFDCRNNRLAQLALRQDGFGAAVQAVAARVGPRRVGVFLGTSTAGILQTELAYQHRDATTGALPADFCYPQTHNPYSVADFVRRSCALTGPAMAVSTACSSSAKVFASAQRMLAAGLIDAALVGGVDTLCLTTLYGFNSLGLLSGRPCRPFDAARSGISIGEGAAFVLLERAPEVLPAHAVLLLGLGESSDAHHMSSPHPEGLGARMAMQQALRSAGLEPGDIDYINLHGTATPSNDAAEGLAVQAVFGARTTPCSSTKGATGHTLGAAGGLEAVFCALALQHGLLPGGVHTEVLDARLDVDYLLQTRTQRLRRVLSNSFGFGGTNCSLVLGTAQ